One region of Elusimicrobiota bacterium genomic DNA includes:
- a CDS encoding class I SAM-dependent methyltransferase, whose protein sequence is MDYRERIYSRYRSTHIKDVSPLTLEGLRYEARVFRKVFGPLLPSDKNAAIFELGCGSGSFLYFLGESGYKNVAGLEQDPEHVVAARRFGVAEAACGDALKHLSGVRERYDCVIAIDVVEHFKKEELFGLLDSVMGALKPGGVFVWRAPNADGLFAGRLRYGDLTHEISFTKSSAWQLMAAADFADVEISPEEPVVTGVRSAARVILWNLFKIALKAYLFAESYAHGECLLTPNLIVRGRKP, encoded by the coding sequence GTGGATTACCGAGAGCGCATCTATAGCCGCTACCGCTCGACGCATATCAAAGACGTTTCCCCCTTGACCCTGGAGGGGCTGCGCTACGAAGCCCGCGTTTTCCGGAAGGTTTTCGGCCCGCTCCTGCCCTCGGATAAAAACGCCGCTATTTTCGAACTCGGCTGCGGCTCGGGCTCTTTCCTTTATTTCCTGGGCGAAAGCGGCTATAAGAATGTCGCCGGGCTCGAGCAGGATCCGGAGCATGTCGTGGCGGCCCGGAGGTTCGGTGTTGCCGAGGCGGCCTGCGGCGACGCGCTCAAGCACTTGAGTGGGGTTCGGGAGAGGTATGACTGCGTGATCGCCATCGACGTGGTCGAGCACTTCAAAAAAGAGGAGCTTTTCGGCCTTCTGGACTCAGTGATGGGCGCGCTCAAGCCCGGCGGCGTTTTTGTTTGGCGAGCGCCAAACGCGGACGGGCTTTTCGCGGGGCGGCTGCGCTACGGGGATCTTACCCATGAGATTTCCTTCACCAAATCCAGCGCCTGGCAGCTGATGGCGGCCGCGGATTTCGCGGACGTGGAAATTTCCCCCGAGGAGCCGGTGGTCACCGGAGTCAGAAGCGCCGCGAGGGTGATCCTCTGGAATTTGTTCAAGATTGCGCTCAAGGCTTACCTTTTCGCCGAATCTTACGCGCATGGCGAGTGCCTCCTCACGCCCAACTTGATCGTGCGCGGGCGCAAGCCCTGA
- a CDS encoding glycosyltransferase family 4 protein produces MRIAIEQAIYLGGVRGVGTYVRSLVKALAEISGADEEFLLFGFFFRDFESKNKQVYYPRNPRFRPALKRWPESWVTRLEWEWGLPVIDSFCRGEGVAVYHSPATRLPHLSRAAGVITVHDLVCEVHPEFLAPQARAGWSAFSREQVSRADLVMVDSECTKRDLMERFGTAEEKIRRVYLGIDHEAFKPVEEPKIQECLRKKFALPGRYLISVGPWEERRNLETELEALRVLVSRPQTQECSLVLVGSGEGPYVEGLRRRVHELGLSERVIWTGYVSREELAGLYTMAAAYAYPSWYDGYNMPLLEAMSCGAPAIVSRAGVLPELGRDACLYFDPGSPEEMADCLSRLLTNQALAQELRKKGFARTMDFQWENTARQVLSVYREAAGGRAR; encoded by the coding sequence ATGAGGATCGCCATCGAACAGGCCATTTACCTCGGGGGCGTGCGCGGGGTGGGGACCTACGTGAGGAGCCTGGTCAAGGCCTTGGCCGAGATTTCCGGAGCCGATGAGGAGTTCCTGCTCTTCGGGTTCTTTTTTCGCGATTTCGAGAGCAAAAACAAGCAAGTCTATTATCCAAGAAACCCAAGATTCAGGCCAGCGCTGAAGCGCTGGCCTGAATCTTGGGTGACTCGCCTAGAGTGGGAGTGGGGCCTGCCGGTGATTGATTCCTTCTGCCGCGGAGAGGGCGTTGCCGTGTATCACTCCCCTGCGACCAGGCTGCCGCATCTGAGCCGCGCGGCCGGCGTCATCACGGTCCATGATCTCGTCTGCGAGGTCCATCCGGAATTCCTGGCGCCCCAGGCGCGCGCCGGCTGGTCGGCCTTCTCGCGCGAGCAGGTGAGCAGGGCCGATCTCGTGATGGTTGACTCGGAATGCACCAAGCGCGACTTGATGGAGAGGTTCGGAACCGCCGAGGAGAAGATCCGCCGGGTTTATCTCGGGATAGATCACGAAGCCTTCAAGCCCGTTGAAGAACCGAAAATTCAGGAGTGCTTGAGGAAGAAATTCGCCCTTCCCGGGCGCTATTTGATTTCGGTCGGACCATGGGAAGAGCGGCGCAACCTCGAGACCGAGCTCGAGGCCTTGCGCGTTCTTGTCTCCCGGCCTCAGACCCAGGAATGCTCCTTGGTCCTGGTCGGCTCCGGGGAAGGCCCCTACGTCGAGGGCTTGAGGCGTCGCGTCCACGAGCTCGGGCTTAGCGAGCGCGTCATCTGGACCGGCTACGTGTCCCGGGAGGAGCTGGCCGGGCTCTACACCATGGCCGCGGCCTACGCGTATCCCTCATGGTACGACGGCTATAATATGCCCCTGCTCGAGGCCATGTCCTGCGGGGCGCCCGCGATCGTGTCGCGGGCTGGAGTGCTTCCTGAGTTGGGACGGGATGCCTGCCTTTATTTCGACCCAGGCAGCCCGGAGGAAATGGCGGATTGCCTGAGTCGCCTCTTGACGAATCAAGCTCTCGCGCAAGAGCTTCGGAAAAAGGGTTTTGCCAGGACCATGGACTTCCAATGGGAGAATACCGCGCGGCAGGTCCTCTCGGTCTACCGGGAAGCGGCCGGGGGGCGCGCCCGGTGA
- a CDS encoding glycosyltransferase family 2 protein, translated as MAPFFSVVIDNHNYGRFLNAAVQSALDQDFNAKEIEVIVVDDGSNDNSRQVLESFRGRIRAVFQERRGQASAFNRGFEEARGEVVCLLDSDDSWEREKLSAIAPLFDDEQVGGAQHWLRDADSELKPLPQTFPRWPPRYALADFLDGRTQFTATSALAFRRQDLLKALPIPGELFYYLDDFLSVGVLFQKELANLSKVLGRHRLHGANFCAGGYADARKLEMDFRMRRIFREHLKPRLAERGLEFSPRAKALESLELWRREVLYHALKGDPAAAWRTWAAGAPGLGRSSFSLFRRSTVLLAALSPSLYLSLYSLYVALKSP; from the coding sequence ATGGCGCCTTTCTTTTCCGTAGTCATCGACAACCACAACTATGGCCGCTTTTTAAACGCGGCCGTGCAAAGCGCGCTGGATCAGGATTTTAACGCCAAGGAAATAGAGGTCATCGTCGTGGACGATGGTTCCAACGATAATTCTCGCCAGGTTCTGGAGAGCTTTCGGGGGCGCATCAGAGCTGTTTTCCAGGAGCGCCGAGGGCAGGCCTCGGCCTTCAACCGGGGCTTCGAGGAGGCGCGGGGGGAGGTGGTTTGCCTCCTGGACTCGGACGATTCATGGGAGAGAGAGAAGCTCTCCGCCATCGCGCCCCTGTTCGATGACGAACAGGTGGGGGGCGCTCAACATTGGCTGCGCGACGCGGACAGTGAACTCAAGCCCCTCCCCCAGACCTTCCCGCGTTGGCCGCCGCGCTACGCCTTGGCCGATTTCTTGGACGGCCGGACGCAGTTCACCGCGACCAGCGCCCTGGCCTTCCGCAGGCAGGATTTGCTCAAGGCCCTGCCCATCCCAGGCGAGCTCTTCTATTATTTGGACGATTTCTTGAGCGTCGGGGTGCTCTTCCAGAAGGAATTGGCCAATCTTTCCAAGGTCCTGGGCCGGCACCGGCTTCATGGGGCCAATTTTTGCGCCGGCGGCTACGCGGACGCGCGCAAGCTAGAGATGGACTTCAGGATGAGGCGAATTTTTCGAGAACATTTGAAGCCGAGGCTCGCCGAGAGGGGGCTGGAGTTTTCTCCGCGAGCCAAGGCCTTGGAGAGCCTCGAGCTGTGGCGCCGCGAAGTCCTGTATCACGCGTTGAAGGGCGATCCCGCGGCCGCCTGGCGGACCTGGGCCGCAGGCGCTCCCGGCCTCGGGAGATCTTCCTTCTCCCTATTTCGCCGCTCCACGGTTTTATTGGCCGCGCTGTCGCCCAGCCTATATCTTTCGCTCTATTCCCTTTACGTCGCCTTGAAATCTCCATGA